From a single Armatimonadota bacterium genomic region:
- a CDS encoding CoB--CoM heterodisulfide reductase iron-sulfur subunit A family protein — translation MARVGVFVCWCGSNIAKTVDVEKVAEAASKMPSVVYATHYKYMCSEPGQNLIKEAIKEHRLDKVVVASCSPRLHEPTFQRCISEAGLNPYMLEMANIREQCSWVHDDKEAATKKAIDLTAMAVAKAARNEPLFEQKIPITKHALVIGGGVAGIQAALDIADAGHKVTLVERTPSIGGRMAQYDKTFPTLDCAACILTPKMVDCASHPNIKILTYSEIEEVSGFVGNFEVKIRKRARSVDMTKCTGCGICYEKCPVRLPSEFDEGLGQRRAIYVPFPQAVPNVPVIDREKCRWFTEGKCRACEKLCPSGAIAYDQQDEIITEKFGAIVVATGFKLWDHSAYGNYGYGKYPDVISSLQFERLINASGPTEGKLVRPSDHKAPEKVVFLSCVGSRDDEHGYPYCSKVCCMYNAKHALLLKEKYPNAQAYVFYMDIRANGKGYEEFVRRAIEKYGATYIRGRVSRIFETGDGKLIVRGADTLLGKPVEIEADLVVLAAAMEPQSDAKELARKLGITTDEYNWFSEAHPKLRPVEVLTSGIFLAGACQYPKDIPDSVAQASGAASKVIGLFSKDYLLSEPTVAEVNEDTCVGCLICKEVCPFNAIEPKTIYDKQGNSLKVVASVNEGLCHGCGTCVAACRSASLQLRGFKDNQLLAEVDALAYIE, via the coding sequence ATGGCACGAGTAGGAGTTTTCGTCTGCTGGTGTGGATCAAACATAGCTAAAACAGTAGATGTGGAGAAGGTAGCCGAAGCGGCGTCGAAGATGCCCTCGGTCGTCTACGCTACGCATTACAAATATATGTGCTCAGAACCAGGCCAAAACTTAATCAAAGAAGCAATCAAGGAACACAGGCTCGATAAGGTTGTTGTCGCATCATGTTCGCCACGGCTTCACGAGCCAACATTTCAGCGGTGTATAAGCGAGGCAGGCTTAAATCCATATATGCTCGAAATGGCGAACATCCGCGAGCAATGCTCATGGGTGCACGACGACAAGGAAGCTGCTACTAAAAAAGCGATTGACCTTACAGCCATGGCTGTAGCGAAGGCGGCGAGAAACGAACCGCTCTTCGAGCAAAAAATTCCAATCACAAAGCACGCCCTTGTTATCGGTGGAGGAGTAGCAGGCATCCAAGCGGCGCTTGACATTGCTGATGCTGGGCACAAGGTTACGCTCGTTGAGCGGACGCCAAGCATAGGTGGTCGTATGGCGCAGTACGACAAGACGTTCCCTACGCTTGACTGCGCCGCTTGCATACTGACGCCCAAAATGGTTGACTGTGCATCCCATCCAAATATCAAAATTCTTACTTACTCGGAAATCGAAGAGGTCTCGGGCTTTGTCGGCAATTTCGAAGTCAAAATCCGAAAAAGAGCACGAAGCGTAGACATGACAAAATGCACTGGATGCGGCATCTGCTACGAAAAGTGTCCAGTTAGGCTACCTTCTGAGTTCGACGAAGGACTCGGACAGAGACGAGCGATATACGTCCCATTCCCGCAGGCAGTCCCGAATGTACCGGTCATTGACCGCGAGAAGTGCCGCTGGTTTACCGAGGGTAAGTGCAGGGCATGCGAGAAGCTCTGCCCTTCTGGCGCCATCGCCTATGACCAACAAGACGAAATAATTACCGAGAAATTTGGCGCAATTGTAGTTGCTACCGGCTTCAAACTATGGGACCACTCTGCCTACGGGAACTATGGCTATGGGAAGTACCCGGATGTCATTTCAAGCCTTCAATTTGAACGGTTGATTAACGCATCAGGCCCGACAGAAGGCAAGCTAGTGAGGCCCTCCGACCACAAAGCGCCAGAAAAGGTAGTTTTTCTTTCCTGCGTGGGTTCGCGCGACGATGAGCACGGTTACCCGTACTGCTCAAAAGTCTGTTGCATGTACAACGCAAAGCATGCTCTCCTTTTGAAAGAAAAGTATCCCAACGCCCAAGCATACGTTTTCTACATGGATATTCGGGCTAATGGCAAAGGATACGAAGAGTTTGTTCGTCGAGCAATCGAAAAATATGGGGCGACTTATATTCGGGGCCGCGTTTCAAGAATATTTGAAACTGGCGACGGAAAGTTAATCGTCCGCGGGGCCGACACACTGCTTGGAAAGCCAGTTGAAATTGAAGCCGACCTCGTAGTTCTCGCTGCCGCAATGGAGCCGCAGTCAGATGCAAAAGAACTTGCACGAAAACTTGGCATCACAACTGACGAATACAATTGGTTCAGCGAGGCACATCCAAAGCTCCGCCCCGTTGAAGTCTTGACATCCGGTATATTCTTAGCTGGCGCATGCCAATACCCTAAGGACATCCCAGACTCCGTAGCACAAGCCTCAGGAGCCGCCTCGAAAGTAATAGGGCTTTTCTCGAAGGATTACCTCCTCTCCGAGCCAACAGTGGCTGAGGTCAACGAGGACACATGCGTAGGCTGCCTAATTTGCAAGGAAGTCTGTCCATTTAATGCCATCGAACCCA
- a CDS encoding CoB--CoM heterodisulfide reductase iron-sulfur subunit B family protein, with amino-acid sequence MRYAYYPGCSLHSTARDYNLSTLAVCKQLGIELVEIPDWNCCGATSAHALNRDLSIALPLRNLAIAETMGLDVIAPCAACFNRMKSSNVAVNENPELLARMSDLIGMPYSGKVKVLPLLAVINEIGTETIREHVKRLLENLKVAPYYGCLLVRPPETTEFDDPEDPQSLDNLITALGAEVVKWPYKTECCGAGLSISKTEVVLKLTHDILSMAKRAGANCLATACPLCQSNLDLRQSDVEKAYGEKYGLPAFYFTQLMGIAFGLPGTSLGLDKLMVSPEQVLTTGVRG; translated from the coding sequence ATGAGATATGCGTATTACCCGGGCTGTTCATTGCATTCGACTGCAAGAGATTATAATCTCTCGACCTTAGCTGTATGCAAACAGCTCGGAATAGAGTTAGTGGAAATACCAGATTGGAACTGCTGTGGTGCAACTTCGGCACATGCCTTAAACCGCGACTTAAGCATTGCACTACCCCTTCGCAACTTAGCAATCGCCGAGACGATGGGCCTCGATGTAATTGCACCATGTGCAGCATGTTTCAACCGAATGAAGTCCTCAAACGTCGCAGTCAACGAAAACCCAGAGCTCCTAGCACGAATGAGTGATTTAATCGGGATGCCATACTCAGGCAAAGTAAAAGTCCTTCCACTTTTAGCTGTCATTAACGAAATCGGCACTGAGACCATCCGCGAACACGTGAAGCGTCTGCTGGAGAATTTAAAGGTCGCGCCATATTATGGTTGTCTTCTAGTTAGGCCGCCAGAGACGACGGAATTTGATGACCCAGAAGACCCACAGTCGCTCGACAATCTAATTACTGCCCTAGGAGCTGAAGTGGTAAAGTGGCCCTATAAGACAGAGTGCTGTGGCGCAGGCCTTTCGATCTCAAAGACGGAGGTTGTTTTAAAGCTAACGCATGATATCCTCTCAATGGCAAAGCGCGCAGGGGCAAATTGTCTGGCGACAGCATGCCCTCTCTGCCAGTCGAACCTAGACCTTCGGCAGTCTGACGTGGAGAAAGCATATGGCGAGAAATACGGGCTCCCTGCGTTCTACTTCACGCAGTTAATGGGGATAGCATTCGGGCTTCCTGGCACATCGCTCGGCTTAGACAAGTTAATGGTCAGCCCCGAGCAAGTTCTGACCACCGGTGTGAGAGGTTAA
- a CDS encoding 4Fe-4S dicluster domain-containing protein: protein MRLTGEKKFCDEITALSGQPVISCYQCGECTAGCPVAFTADIMPNQVTRMVQVGLEEPVLRSRMIWLCVGCETCTTRCPRGIELAKVMDALRETAVARKIKPSEPSISTFHKTFLDSVERMGRVHEITMLAEYKLRSGNLFSDLLLGARMFLKGKLALIPEFLKGRSDIKKIFNKTFGK, encoded by the coding sequence ATACGTCTCACAGGCGAGAAGAAGTTCTGCGACGAGATAACTGCGCTGAGCGGCCAGCCGGTGATTTCGTGCTACCAGTGTGGAGAATGCACTGCCGGATGCCCAGTAGCCTTTACTGCTGATATTATGCCAAATCAAGTCACGCGAATGGTTCAGGTCGGGCTAGAAGAACCTGTCCTCAGGTCCAGGATGATATGGCTCTGCGTTGGTTGTGAGACTTGCACAACGCGTTGCCCCCGCGGGATTGAGCTTGCAAAGGTAATGGACGCTCTGCGCGAGACAGCAGTTGCAAGGAAAATCAAACCCAGTGAGCCATCTATCAGCACATTCCACAAAACCTTCCTGGACTCCGTAGAACGCATGGGCAGGGTGCACGAGATTACCATGCTTGCTGAATACAAGTTAAGAAGCGGAAACCTGTTTTCGGACTTGCTTCTTGGCGCACGAATGTTCCTAAAAGGGAAATTGGCACTTATCCCAGAGTTCCTAAAAGGACGAAGTGATATAAAGAAGATATTCAATAAAACTTTTGGAAAATAA
- the larC gene encoding nickel pincer cofactor biosynthesis protein LarC, producing the protein MRIAYFDCFAGISGDMTLGALLDCGANEAEFREELAKLPEIEFELKISKINKKGIRATNVEVLTSEDHHHRRLKDVSDIIISSGLSESVKEKALAIFRRLAEAEALVHGTSPEEVHFHEVGAIDAIVDIVSACILIELLGIEKVIGSPLPMGRGFVEVAHGRIPLPAPATVELVKNIPIYDAGIEGELVTPTGAALISTFASEFGGMPSMSIQSIGYGAGKAEFQFPNVLRVLIGNPSQEALSPTEYVSIIETNIDDMNPEFYELIFERLFQAGALDVFLTPIIMKKSRPGTLLSAICPTDRKDIVAQVMLAETTTFGIRISDAKRRCLNRKWETATTRFGDIRIKVGMTDDTEIVASPEYEDCRKAAEAHSVPVRQVYDEAIAVYRAKTKKDASK; encoded by the coding sequence ATGCGAATTGCCTATTTTGACTGCTTTGCCGGAATTAGCGGCGACATGACGCTTGGAGCCTTGCTCGACTGCGGTGCCAATGAGGCTGAGTTCCGAGAGGAGCTTGCTAAGCTCCCCGAAATCGAGTTTGAACTCAAAATTTCAAAAATAAACAAAAAGGGCATTCGGGCAACGAATGTCGAAGTCTTGACATCCGAAGACCATCACCACCGCAGGCTAAAAGATGTTTCCGACATCATAATATCAAGCGGCCTCTCAGAATCAGTCAAAGAGAAAGCTTTGGCTATTTTTAGGCGGTTGGCTGAAGCTGAGGCATTAGTTCACGGCACTAGTCCAGAGGAAGTGCATTTCCACGAAGTCGGAGCAATCGACGCAATAGTAGACATAGTCAGCGCTTGTATTCTAATCGAGCTCCTTGGCATCGAGAAAGTCATTGGATCTCCGCTTCCGATGGGTCGCGGCTTTGTCGAAGTTGCGCATGGCAGAATACCGCTGCCCGCTCCTGCAACTGTCGAGCTAGTAAAAAACATACCAATATATGATGCCGGCATTGAGGGAGAGCTCGTTACACCCACAGGAGCTGCTTTGATCTCCACGTTTGCGTCCGAATTTGGTGGCATGCCTTCTATGAGCATTCAATCCATAGGCTATGGAGCGGGCAAAGCTGAGTTCCAATTCCCAAATGTGTTGCGTGTGCTAATAGGCAATCCTTCACAAGAAGCGCTTTCTCCTACAGAATATGTCTCGATAATAGAAACAAATATTGACGATATGAACCCCGAGTTTTATGAGCTCATTTTTGAAAGGCTGTTCCAAGCAGGAGCGCTTGATGTATTTCTAACGCCAATCATCATGAAAAAAAGCCGCCCCGGAACCCTACTCAGCGCAATTTGCCCGACCGATAGGAAAGACATTGTAGCACAAGTTATGCTAGCAGAAACAACAACATTTGGCATTCGAATTTCGGACGCCAAGCGGCGATGCCTCAATAGGAAGTGGGAGACGGCAACAACACGATTCGGCGACATTCGCATTAAGGTCGGCATGACTGACGACACCGAGATTGTAGCCTCGCCTGAATACGAAGATTGCCGAAAAGCTGCGGAGGCACATTCAGTTCCAGTGCGACAGGTATATGATGAAGCCATAGCTGTCTACCGAGCAAAGACTAAAAAGGACGCTTCCAAATAA
- the larB gene encoding nickel pincer cofactor biosynthesis protein LarB has protein sequence MDINSLREILNALQSGEITVDEAVSKLRNLPYEDLGYCKIDHHRSIRTGFPEVVFCQGKTPQQIVEIIKRLAAINPTVLATRADIAAYEAVKREIPHAIYHEAARMIIVRSKEDKPQAVSSENYILVVSAGTADIPVAEEAAITAEAMGSRVERIYDIGVAGLHRLLNQKEKLDNANVIIVVAGMEGALASVVGGLVSKPVIAVPTSIGYGASFAGLAALLSMLNTCAEGVAVVNIDNGFGAGYFAHLVNK, from the coding sequence ATGGACATCAATTCCCTGCGAGAAATACTGAACGCTTTGCAATCAGGCGAAATAACGGTTGACGAAGCAGTATCCAAACTGCGTAACCTGCCATACGAGGACCTCGGCTACTGCAAAATAGATCACCATCGTAGCATCCGTACCGGCTTCCCAGAGGTAGTATTTTGCCAAGGGAAGACCCCCCAACAGATTGTTGAAATTATTAAACGTCTAGCTGCGATAAACCCAACTGTTTTGGCAACTCGGGCGGATATAGCTGCATATGAAGCCGTAAAGCGTGAGATTCCTCATGCTATTTATCACGAAGCCGCGCGAATGATAATAGTAAGGAGCAAAGAAGACAAACCCCAAGCCGTCAGTAGCGAAAACTATATTTTGGTGGTCTCCGCCGGAACAGCAGATATCCCAGTTGCCGAGGAGGCAGCCATTACCGCCGAAGCAATGGGAAGCAGGGTCGAGCGCATCTATGACATCGGTGTCGCTGGCTTGCATAGACTTCTAAACCAAAAGGAAAAACTCGACAACGCTAATGTCATTATTGTTGTCGCGGGAATGGAAGGAGCACTTGCAAGCGTCGTTGGAGGCTTGGTTAGCAAACCAGTTATAGCTGTACCAACAAGCATTGGATATGGCGCAAGCTTTGCTGGCTTAGCGGCGCTTCTTTCGATGCTCAACACATGTGCAGAAGGCGTAGCTGTCGTGAACATCGACAACGGGTTTGGCGCAGGCTACTTTGCACATTTAGTGAATAAATAA
- the larE gene encoding ATP-dependent sacrificial sulfur transferase LarE, translating to MFFDMDTKYDKLKDIIGKMNSILVAYSGGVDSTLLLKASLDVLGDRVVAVIATSETYPADEIEQAEKTAIALGARVIKIRTHELDNPSFAINTPERCYYCKRELFAKLKQVAAGAGLKWVAHGANVDDLKDYRPGAKAASEMDIRAPLQEAGLTKADIREISRELGLPTWDKPSLACLASRIPYGVQITAEALQKVDKAETALKGLGFRQVRVRHHDTIARIEVEMEELPKLLDSKIRPKVVEELKKVGYLYVAVDLEGYRTGSMNEALNTKAKTS from the coding sequence ATGTTTTTCGATATGGACACCAAATACGATAAACTCAAAGATATTATTGGAAAAATGAATAGCATCCTGGTAGCCTATTCTGGCGGAGTGGATAGCACACTACTCCTAAAGGCTAGCCTCGATGTGCTCGGAGATCGGGTAGTTGCCGTGATAGCGACTTCCGAGACCTACCCGGCCGACGAGATAGAGCAAGCGGAGAAAACAGCAATCGCACTCGGCGCTCGCGTGATTAAGATTCGCACCCATGAGCTCGATAACCCTTCTTTCGCAATAAATACCCCTGAAAGGTGTTACTATTGCAAAAGGGAACTATTCGCTAAGCTCAAACAGGTCGCGGCGGGGGCGGGTCTCAAATGGGTAGCCCATGGTGCAAACGTTGACGACCTAAAAGATTACCGTCCTGGAGCAAAAGCTGCATCAGAAATGGATATACGCGCACCACTTCAGGAAGCAGGCCTTACAAAGGCGGATATTCGCGAGATCTCTCGCGAGCTAGGCTTGCCGACGTGGGATAAGCCATCTCTCGCCTGCCTAGCCTCAAGAATTCCCTATGGAGTACAAATCACTGCAGAAGCCCTACAGAAGGTCGACAAAGCAGAAACAGCACTCAAAGGTCTAGGCTTCCGACAGGTTAGGGTTAGGCACCATGATACCATCGCGCGAATTGAGGTCGAGATGGAAGAGCTACCAAAGTTGCTGGATTCTAAAATTCGGCCTAAGGTGGTTGAGGAACTCAAAAAGGTTGGATACCTATACGTAGCCGTTGACCTTGAAGGCTACCGCACTGGAAGCATGAATGAAGCTTTGAATACAAAAGCCAAAACTAGTTAA
- a CDS encoding NFACT family protein, whose product MNFDSVILAAVAAELNRYLANGRISEIRQPEPLDIVIVIRSSGANYSLLISANAEHPRIHLTSVRRPNPKTPPNFCMLLRKRLEGARFVGAEQADFDRILRLKFTAYDGERLTMVVEIMGKHSNIVLINDSYRILGVIKPIGHQKNRYREVLPGRQYVPPPPQNKTNPLSVTKDEFAKLLNDTFPSSTADQTEIASWLSKTFTGISPFAARELAARSHDNVNQLPDVFTEFFDRVKRADFSPVIITDNAGHTIGFYPFPSVQHTAANQHQRPTVSGVADIYYTSALPRIALERAKENFISLVQKEIDSREHAIASIQENLAEFEAPERFKQIGDLILAQAATIPNGAEYVELVDYYDPSGSVIRVELDPALSAIENAEAYFKKYRKMLTGIEAMKDRFAEISTEIKLLRKVLDSANLITSIEQIQQLHETLETSGIHLSKQEQAPAEKRKPEFEGYKIGKVVSDGWEILYGQNSEANDYLLTRLASPNDYWVHVKAAPSAHVIIRTKGHPEAVPPAVLHAAAEIAAQHSDSKHSSLVPVDYTLRKHVRKPKNAPSGMAIYQREKTIFVTPNP is encoded by the coding sequence GTGAATTTCGATAGCGTAATTTTAGCCGCTGTCGCGGCGGAATTAAATAGATATCTAGCTAACGGCCGTATATCCGAGATTCGACAGCCGGAACCGCTTGACATTGTTATTGTCATCAGGAGTAGCGGAGCGAACTATAGCCTGCTAATTTCTGCCAACGCCGAGCATCCACGCATTCACTTAACTTCAGTTAGACGCCCAAACCCCAAGACACCTCCGAATTTCTGCATGCTTCTTCGCAAGCGCCTCGAAGGCGCACGGTTCGTTGGAGCGGAACAGGCGGATTTCGACCGCATACTCCGCCTTAAATTCACAGCTTATGATGGCGAACGACTAACAATGGTTGTTGAAATCATGGGAAAACATAGCAATATTGTTCTAATAAATGATTCTTATCGTATACTTGGCGTAATCAAGCCCATTGGGCACCAAAAGAATCGCTATCGCGAGGTACTCCCCGGCAGGCAATACGTACCTCCTCCACCACAAAACAAGACCAATCCTCTGTCCGTCACGAAAGATGAGTTCGCCAAGCTGCTCAACGATACCTTCCCATCAAGCACAGCTGACCAAACAGAAATTGCCTCCTGGCTTTCGAAAACGTTTACCGGGATAAGTCCCTTTGCCGCACGTGAACTCGCCGCCAGAAGCCATGACAACGTAAATCAGCTTCCAGATGTATTCACCGAATTTTTCGACCGGGTAAAGCGGGCCGATTTTTCTCCTGTGATAATCACTGACAACGCCGGGCATACGATTGGTTTTTATCCATTCCCAAGCGTCCAACACACAGCGGCTAATCAACATCAGCGACCGACGGTAAGCGGAGTTGCAGACATTTACTACACCAGCGCTTTGCCGCGAATAGCCCTTGAACGAGCAAAGGAAAACTTCATAAGCCTTGTGCAAAAAGAAATAGATTCTAGGGAACATGCAATTGCTTCAATTCAGGAAAACTTGGCTGAATTCGAAGCGCCAGAGCGCTTCAAACAAATCGGCGACTTAATACTTGCCCAAGCAGCCACCATTCCTAATGGGGCAGAATACGTCGAGTTGGTGGATTATTATGACCCTTCTGGCTCAGTGATTAGGGTAGAGCTTGACCCAGCCCTTAGCGCTATCGAGAATGCGGAAGCTTATTTCAAAAAATATCGAAAAATGCTCACGGGTATAGAAGCGATGAAGGACCGCTTTGCCGAAATAAGTACCGAAATTAAACTGCTAAGAAAAGTGCTCGACTCTGCAAATCTGATTACATCAATCGAACAAATTCAGCAACTTCACGAAACCCTTGAGACTAGCGGAATACACCTGAGCAAGCAAGAGCAGGCACCAGCCGAGAAGCGAAAGCCAGAGTTCGAGGGCTACAAGATTGGAAAGGTCGTCTCAGACGGCTGGGAAATATTATACGGCCAAAATAGCGAAGCGAATGACTATTTGCTTACAAGGCTAGCGTCTCCAAATGATTACTGGGTTCACGTCAAAGCCGCACCGAGCGCCCATGTCATTATACGAACAAAAGGACATCCTGAAGCAGTTCCACCAGCAGTCTTGCACGCCGCTGCCGAAATCGCGGCTCAGCATAGTGACTCCAAACACTCGTCGCTAGTACCCGTTGATTACACGCTCAGGAAACACGTTCGAAAACCCAAAAATGCACCGTCAGGGATGGCCATCTACCAACGAGAAAAAACAATTTTCGTGACTCCGAACCCATAG
- a CDS encoding beta-galactosidase: MFPYGAQYYRTPNPPESEWEKDFRVMAEHGFTIAKIWAMWNWMHTSDDTFDFSHFDRLFELAEKHNIKLIINTILENAPYWLIERHRDALYVASDGQVFEPIARSNTPGGGWPGLCFDNEPVREMAEKFLVEVAKRYLDHPNLWGYDVWNEVFFEPLNHPGFEGRFFCYCSGTKARFIEWLKARYGTVEELNKVWYRRYSDWSQVYPPRYWGSYPDWLDWLKFRLENQRNLMRWRIRVFRSVDQKHPLTSHGIAYTLQGMPTHLTNDFDIAPEVDQWGLSAFPMWANLHSSDFFRMLDLVRSASAASGKQFWQNELQGGQSGNGLARSRTPRAEDTTIWNWTAFMCGAKGLMYWQWRPELLGPESPGFGLCRLDGTPSDRTEAAAWFASFMNSDARLAEAKPIKGEVAILVLPESQLFCFVADGKTDHYAHSVFGIYRALWNVNLQVDFCTIEHMGEYPLVFLPFPLMIEKAHAEMLKKYVAEGGVLVSDAAPGHFTDHGYTCMRIPGMGLDEVFGAVEDEMEYVPTLMQGGAAPPSIVWDSMRINCSVYQEKLIPTTGEVVARYEDGTVAVVDNLFGKGKARLIGTFPGATYYRTLDHEPELLIRDALRYAGVRPLIQPLDTFVKARIQRGPSGDFLWVLNTNYQTIDTEITLLPSLGDYSHAEDLITSEVLPIRRGVLRIRLGALKGTVLRLE, encoded by the coding sequence ATGTTTCCTTACGGAGCACAATATTATCGAACTCCCAACCCGCCTGAGAGCGAATGGGAAAAAGACTTTCGCGTAATGGCTGAGCACGGTTTCACGATTGCGAAGATATGGGCGATGTGGAACTGGATGCATACGTCTGATGACACCTTTGATTTCTCACATTTCGACCGTCTTTTTGAGCTGGCTGAAAAGCATAACATCAAGCTTATCATCAATACTATTTTAGAGAATGCGCCGTATTGGCTAATTGAGCGTCATAGAGATGCACTTTACGTTGCTTCAGATGGCCAAGTATTTGAGCCTATTGCGCGGTCAAATACTCCAGGAGGCGGTTGGCCGGGTCTCTGCTTTGATAACGAGCCAGTGCGTGAGATGGCGGAAAAATTCCTCGTGGAAGTGGCTAAGCGGTACTTGGACCACCCAAACCTTTGGGGATATGACGTTTGGAACGAGGTATTTTTCGAACCTCTAAACCATCCTGGTTTTGAGGGGAGATTCTTTTGTTATTGCAGCGGCACAAAGGCGCGTTTTATCGAATGGCTCAAGGCGCGCTATGGCACGGTTGAGGAGCTGAATAAGGTTTGGTACCGTCGTTACTCTGATTGGAGCCAAGTTTACCCACCTAGGTATTGGGGTTCATATCCTGATTGGCTTGACTGGCTTAAGTTCCGGTTGGAAAACCAACGAAACCTTATGCGCTGGCGCATTAGGGTATTTCGCTCGGTTGACCAAAAACACCCGCTGACTAGCCATGGGATTGCTTATACTTTGCAGGGTATGCCTACTCATTTAACAAATGATTTCGACATTGCGCCGGAGGTTGACCAGTGGGGGCTTTCTGCATTTCCTATGTGGGCAAATCTGCACTCGAGTGATTTTTTCCGAATGCTTGATTTGGTGCGTTCTGCCTCGGCGGCAAGTGGGAAGCAATTCTGGCAGAACGAACTTCAGGGCGGTCAGAGCGGAAATGGTCTTGCAAGGAGCCGAACCCCTAGGGCTGAAGACACAACAATCTGGAACTGGACAGCTTTCATGTGTGGGGCAAAAGGACTAATGTATTGGCAGTGGCGGCCCGAGCTTCTTGGCCCTGAGTCGCCAGGTTTTGGCTTGTGCAGATTGGATGGAACGCCCAGCGACCGAACCGAAGCGGCGGCGTGGTTTGCAAGTTTCATGAACTCAGATGCTCGGCTCGCGGAAGCCAAGCCAATTAAAGGTGAAGTAGCCATTCTCGTTCTGCCAGAATCGCAACTATTTTGCTTTGTTGCAGATGGCAAAACAGACCACTATGCGCATTCAGTCTTTGGAATTTATCGGGCGCTTTGGAACGTAAACCTTCAAGTTGACTTTTGCACAATCGAGCATATGGGTGAATATCCGCTAGTCTTCTTGCCATTTCCACTGATGATTGAAAAAGCTCATGCAGAGATGCTGAAGAAATACGTTGCCGAAGGTGGAGTTTTAGTCTCGGATGCGGCTCCAGGCCACTTTACCGACCATGGTTATACTTGCATGCGCATTCCTGGGATGGGCCTAGATGAAGTCTTTGGCGCGGTAGAAGATGAAATGGAGTATGTTCCGACTCTAATGCAGGGCGGAGCGGCTCCTCCATCCATTGTTTGGGACAGCATGAGGATCAACTGTTCGGTATATCAGGAGAAGCTCATTCCGACAACCGGAGAGGTTGTCGCCCGATACGAAGATGGAACAGTGGCAGTTGTAGACAACTTGTTTGGCAAAGGAAAGGCTAGATTGATTGGCACATTCCCTGGGGCTACTTATTACCGTACTCTTGACCATGAGCCTGAATTACTTATCCGTGATGCCCTTCGGTATGCAGGAGTAAGACCTTTAATTCAGCCTCTTGATACATTTGTCAAAGCGCGAATCCAGCGAGGTCCTTCGGGCGATTTTCTTTGGGTGCTCAACACTAACTATCAAACCATTGACACCGAAATAACGCTCCTTCCGAGCCTTGGCGACTACTCGCATGCTGAGGACCTTATTACTAGCGAAGTGCTTCCCATCCGCCGTGGCGTGCTTCGTATTAGGCTTGGCGCTCTCAAGGGCACTGTATTACGACTGGAGTAG
- the gmk gene encoding guanylate kinase yields MSRKGILIVLSGPSGVGKDTLLERLEQVCPHIQRCVTYTTREPRQGERRGLDYNFVSEEEFRSMIARGEFLEFARVHGHLYGTPLKEVLAIREKGIDVVLKIDVQGGLTVKQKVPEAIMIFVVPPSLEELERRLRARYTDKESDIKRRCKDARKELEQIPQYDYLVINDQIESAVDNLRAIILAERARIRDDG; encoded by the coding sequence ATGTCCCGGAAAGGAATACTAATCGTACTTTCCGGCCCTTCAGGCGTAGGCAAGGACACCCTTCTCGAGCGACTTGAGCAAGTGTGTCCACACATCCAGCGGTGTGTCACATACACTACTCGTGAGCCCAGGCAGGGCGAACGCCGGGGTTTGGATTATAATTTCGTTTCGGAGGAAGAGTTCCGCTCAATGATTGCTAGAGGAGAATTCCTCGAGTTCGCCCGTGTTCACGGTCATTTATATGGCACGCCACTCAAAGAGGTATTGGCAATTCGAGAAAAAGGCATTGACGTGGTCCTTAAAATTGACGTTCAAGGCGGCCTTACAGTTAAGCAAAAGGTCCCAGAAGCCATAATGATTTTTGTAGTTCCTCCGTCGCTAGAGGAACTTGAAAGGCGTCTACGTGCCAGATATACTGATAAAGAATCGGACATCAAGCGGCGGTGCAAAGATGCACGTAAGGAATTAGAACAAATACCTCAATATGATTATTTGGTTATAAACGATCAAATTGAATCTGCAGTTGATAATCTTCGCGCCATAATATTGGCTGAGCGCGCAAGGATACGAGATGACGGGTGA